In Paenibacillus phoenicis, one genomic interval encodes:
- a CDS encoding MmcQ/YjbR family DNA-binding protein, with protein MYRKLVAYCLSKKGAVEEYPFGPETTVIKVGGKMFALLPVTADDETASISLKCDPVIAANLREQHECVKPGYHLNKKHWNTVTVDGSLSMDELRAMIDHSYDLVLGGLTKAAREAVLMRIGK; from the coding sequence GTGTACCGTAAGCTGGTAGCGTATTGTTTGTCCAAAAAAGGGGCCGTCGAGGAGTATCCTTTTGGCCCGGAGACGACGGTCATCAAGGTCGGGGGAAAAATGTTCGCCTTGCTGCCTGTCACGGCCGACGATGAGACCGCGAGCATCTCGCTAAAATGCGATCCCGTGATCGCCGCCAATCTCCGGGAGCAGCATGAATGCGTGAAGCCGGGGTATCATCTGAATAAAAAGCACTGGAATACGGTCACCGTGGACGGCAGCTTGTCGATGGACGAATTGCGGGCCATGATCGACCACTCGTACGATCTGGTGCTTGGCGGTTTGACGAAAGCCGCCCGCGAGGCGGTCCTGATGCGCATCGGCAAGTAA
- a CDS encoding AraC family transcriptional regulator: MDHQIRKPDGFEAQKLFVQPDYMLKELNNSTLTRPLFVSDIGFFPNARHHYRERPEGADAHIFIYCVEGEGWVEWSEEPTDGRPDRSGTTASKMQQSYPLTERQLAVIPAHKPHRYGASTDKPWSIYWFHLQGEDTNALIHTYGLDQGGPVRLPLSVHAQLLEHFEQCYRLLHDKHYSLPVQIHVAQTMRHLLSSIGLSAERSAQDRKRERYFDEAVRYMTERLTESLTLSELAKQVGLSKQHLVYLFNREAGLPPIEYFLRLKMQRAGQLLDLTGLSVKEIAGAVGLSDPYYFSRLFKKIMGYSPTEYRRIPKG; the protein is encoded by the coding sequence GTGGATCATCAAATTCGCAAGCCGGACGGTTTTGAGGCGCAAAAGCTGTTCGTTCAACCGGACTATATGCTGAAAGAACTGAACAACTCCACGTTGACTCGGCCGCTGTTCGTCAGCGACATCGGTTTTTTCCCGAATGCCCGGCATCATTATCGGGAGCGCCCGGAAGGGGCGGACGCTCATATCTTCATCTATTGTGTGGAAGGCGAAGGATGGGTGGAATGGAGCGAGGAACCCACGGATGGCAGACCAGACCGCTCAGGAACGACGGCGAGCAAAATGCAACAAAGCTACCCGCTGACCGAGCGCCAGCTGGCAGTGATCCCGGCGCATAAGCCGCACCGATATGGGGCTTCGACCGATAAACCCTGGAGTATCTACTGGTTTCACCTGCAGGGCGAGGATACCAACGCGTTGATTCACACCTACGGCCTGGACCAGGGCGGCCCTGTCCGGCTGCCGCTGAGCGTACATGCCCAGCTGTTGGAGCATTTTGAGCAGTGTTACCGCCTGCTTCATGACAAGCACTACTCTCTGCCCGTGCAGATCCATGTCGCCCAGACCATGCGCCACTTGCTTAGCAGCATCGGGCTCAGCGCCGAACGGTCGGCGCAGGACCGCAAACGCGAACGCTATTTCGATGAAGCGGTCCGCTACATGACCGAGCGGCTGACAGAGAGCCTCACGCTGTCCGAACTGGCGAAGCAGGTTGGGCTGTCCAAGCAGCATCTCGTCTACTTGTTTAACCGGGAGGCGGGGCTTCCGCCAATCGAATATTTTCTGCGGCTGAAAATGCAACGGGCCGGACAGCTCCTTGACCTCACCGGCTTAAGCGTCAAAGAGATCGCCGGTGCGGTCGGCTTGTCCGACCCGTATTATTTTTCGCGATTATTTAAGAAAATCATGGGGTACTCCCCAACCGAATACCGCCGTATTCCGAAGGGATAA
- a CDS encoding DUF5107 domain-containing protein, whose protein sequence is MNVQQREASPKAAVRVWEEDKLIPTYGVGEPDKNPMFLEKRVYQGSSGRVYPYPVIDKIYDEKREVSYRLAILENEYVRIEIMPELGGRIYRALDKTNNYDFVYCNRVIKPALVGLAGPWISGGIEFNWPQHHRPNTFGPVEYRLEQGEDGSATVWVSEIDRMYGTKMTAGFTLYPGKAYLEISAQLYNRTPEPQTFLWWANPAVAVNDHTQSVFPPDVTAVFDHGKRDVSRFPIATGTYYKMDYSEGVDISRYKNIPVPTSYMAYKSDFNFVGGYDHGVQAGLLHVANHHISPGKKQWTWGNGEFGQAWDRNLTDEDGPYIELMTGVYTDNQPDFTWLQPYEEKSFKQYFMPYKDIGVVKNASIEAAVNLEVDETARTATVLAYATSDYAGAVVELKGARRTYVSDTVRLSPVSTYKTVVPLDEGDQPHDLLVTVRDSEGRLLISYRPAKPSIEQVPEAAKPLPKPQELKTNEQLYLAGLHLEQYRHATFEPEAYYLEGLKRDASDIRINVAYGTLLLRRGRFAEAEAHFRTAVKSLTWRNPNPYDSEALYQLGLALQLQGRDEEAFAAFYKAVWSAAWQDSGYYSLAAIACGRGEYAEALELATRSLIRNSRNYKARHLKAALLRKLGRPAEALAYTGETLALDPADFGAANERWAALRALGDAAEADAVLAELQRLMRGDAHNALQLAADYLGFGLYDEAVQVLQRIVPDADTPAYPMLHYTLAYAHERAGRSELAARHRQAGAAAPADYCFPNSLTDLLVLQSAIEANPGDAKAHYYLGNWMYDKKRPDEAIAHWEASRKVDPGFPTVHRNLALAYYNKRQDADAAREALETAFALNPEDARVFYELDQLYKKLGRPAAERFAALERHLALVEKRDDLYLEYVTLLNTLNRHDEALRALEARKFHPWEGGEGKVTGQYRFALVELGKQALAAGNAEQAIELLERALVYPENLGEGKLTGAQENDILYYLGCAYEGLGRLEEATPYWQAASQGLEEPAGAMYYNDQPPEMIFYQGLAWRKLGVEKEAKRRFNKLVDYAEKHLFDEVEFDYFAVSLPDFLVFEDDLNRRNVIHCRFMRGLGKLGLGRPEEAAEQFDEVLALEPSHQGAMIHRRMCRGKQT, encoded by the coding sequence ATGAACGTTCAACAGCGGGAGGCGTCTCCAAAGGCTGCGGTTCGAGTCTGGGAAGAAGATAAGCTGATCCCGACGTATGGGGTTGGAGAGCCGGACAAGAACCCGATGTTTTTGGAAAAACGCGTATATCAAGGCAGCTCCGGACGGGTATATCCCTATCCGGTCATCGATAAGATTTACGATGAGAAGCGGGAGGTCAGCTATCGGCTGGCGATTTTGGAAAATGAGTACGTGCGGATCGAAATCATGCCGGAACTCGGCGGACGGATCTACCGTGCGCTCGACAAGACGAACAACTACGATTTCGTTTATTGCAACCGCGTGATCAAACCAGCGCTAGTTGGCCTGGCCGGGCCGTGGATTTCCGGCGGCATCGAGTTCAACTGGCCGCAGCATCACCGGCCGAACACTTTTGGCCCGGTTGAGTACCGGCTGGAGCAGGGAGAGGACGGCAGCGCCACCGTTTGGGTCAGCGAAATTGACCGCATGTATGGCACGAAGATGACCGCCGGGTTTACACTGTACCCAGGCAAGGCGTATCTGGAGATATCCGCGCAGCTGTACAACCGGACGCCGGAGCCGCAAACGTTCCTGTGGTGGGCTAACCCGGCCGTGGCGGTAAATGATCATACGCAGTCCGTGTTTCCGCCGGACGTTACCGCCGTATTCGATCATGGCAAGCGCGACGTCTCACGGTTTCCGATTGCCACCGGCACGTACTACAAGATGGATTATTCGGAGGGCGTAGATATTTCTCGTTACAAAAACATCCCGGTCCCCACGTCCTACATGGCTTACAAATCCGACTTCAACTTCGTCGGCGGGTACGATCACGGCGTGCAAGCCGGCCTGCTGCATGTCGCCAATCACCACATTTCCCCGGGGAAGAAGCAATGGACTTGGGGGAACGGCGAATTTGGTCAGGCTTGGGACCGCAACCTGACGGACGAGGATGGCCCGTACATCGAGCTGATGACCGGGGTGTATACCGACAACCAGCCGGACTTCACCTGGCTCCAGCCGTATGAGGAGAAGTCGTTTAAGCAGTATTTTATGCCTTACAAGGACATCGGTGTTGTAAAAAATGCTTCCATCGAAGCGGCCGTTAACCTCGAAGTCGACGAGACGGCGCGGACGGCAACGGTGCTGGCGTATGCGACCTCCGATTATGCAGGGGCGGTTGTGGAGCTCAAAGGCGCACGCCGGACCTACGTATCCGACACCGTGCGGCTGTCGCCGGTTTCGACCTACAAAACCGTTGTCCCGTTGGATGAAGGCGACCAGCCTCATGACTTGCTTGTGACGGTGCGCGACAGTGAAGGGCGGCTGCTGATTTCGTATCGCCCGGCCAAGCCGTCGATTGAACAGGTGCCGGAAGCCGCCAAGCCGCTGCCGAAGCCGCAGGAGCTGAAGACAAACGAGCAGCTGTATCTGGCCGGTCTGCATCTGGAGCAGTATCGCCATGCTACGTTTGAGCCAGAGGCGTATTATTTGGAAGGCCTGAAGCGGGACGCCAGCGATATCCGCATCAACGTCGCTTATGGCACGTTGCTGCTGCGACGGGGCCGGTTTGCCGAGGCGGAGGCGCATTTCCGCACAGCGGTGAAGTCGCTGACCTGGCGCAACCCGAACCCGTACGACAGCGAAGCGCTGTACCAGCTTGGGTTGGCGCTGCAGCTGCAAGGGCGGGACGAAGAGGCGTTCGCCGCCTTCTACAAAGCCGTCTGGTCCGCCGCCTGGCAGGACAGCGGCTACTATTCACTGGCCGCGATTGCCTGCGGCCGCGGCGAATATGCGGAAGCGCTCGAGCTGGCCACGCGCTCGCTGATCCGAAACAGCCGCAACTATAAGGCGCGGCATTTGAAGGCGGCGCTGCTGCGGAAGCTCGGTCGGCCGGCGGAAGCGCTCGCCTACACGGGCGAGACGCTGGCGCTTGACCCGGCCGACTTCGGCGCCGCCAACGAGCGCTGGGCCGCGCTGCGCGCCTTGGGCGATGCGGCTGAGGCGGACGCGGTCTTGGCCGAGCTCCAGCGGTTGATGCGCGGTGACGCGCACAACGCCCTGCAGCTGGCCGCGGATTACCTCGGCTTCGGCCTGTATGACGAAGCCGTGCAGGTGCTGCAGCGGATCGTGCCGGACGCAGACACGCCGGCTTACCCGATGCTGCACTACACCTTGGCCTATGCGCATGAGCGGGCCGGCCGCAGCGAACTGGCCGCGCGTCATCGGCAGGCAGGCGCCGCCGCGCCGGCGGACTACTGCTTCCCGAACAGCCTGACGGATCTGCTCGTGCTGCAAAGCGCGATCGAGGCGAACCCGGGCGATGCGAAGGCGCATTATTACCTCGGCAACTGGATGTATGACAAAAAACGCCCGGACGAAGCGATCGCTCACTGGGAGGCGTCCCGGAAGGTGGACCCCGGGTTCCCGACCGTGCACCGCAATTTGGCGCTGGCTTATTACAATAAGCGCCAGGATGCCGACGCGGCGCGGGAAGCGCTGGAGACAGCGTTCGCACTGAACCCGGAAGATGCCCGCGTGTTTTACGAGCTGGATCAGCTCTATAAGAAGCTGGGCCGTCCGGCGGCGGAGCGGTTTGCGGCGCTGGAACGCCATCTTGCGCTCGTGGAGAAGCGCGACGATTTGTATTTAGAGTACGTCACGCTGCTAAATACGCTGAACCGCCACGACGAAGCTTTGCGGGCGCTGGAGGCCCGGAAGTTCCACCCTTGGGAAGGCGGCGAAGGCAAAGTGACCGGGCAGTACCGGTTCGCCCTCGTCGAGCTTGGGAAGCAAGCGCTGGCGGCCGGGAACGCCGAGCAGGCGATCGAGCTGCTGGAGCGTGCGCTCGTTTACCCGGAGAATCTCGGGGAAGGCAAGCTCACCGGAGCGCAGGAGAACGACATCCTGTATTACCTGGGCTGCGCGTACGAGGGGCTGGGCCGGCTTGAGGAAGCAACACCGTATTGGCAGGCCGCCTCGCAAGGGCTGGAGGAGCCGGCCGGCGCGATGTACTATAATGATCAGCCGCCGGAGATGATTTTTTATCAAGGGCTGGCTTGGCGGAAGTTAGGCGTGGAGAAGGAAGCGAAACGCCGGTTCAATAAGCTGGTGGACTATGCCGAGAAGCATTTGTTTGATGAGGTGGAATTCGACTATTTTGCCGTATCCCTCCCGGACTTTCTCGTGTTCGAGGACGACTTGAACCGGCGCAACGTCATCCACTGCCGCTTCATGCGGGGACTGGGGAAACTGGGCCTTGGCCGGCCGGAAGAAGCCGCCGAGCAGTTCGATGAGGTGCTAGCCCTAGAGCCAAGCCATCAGGGGGCGATGATCCATCGGCGGATGTGCCGAGGTAAGCAGACGTAG